Genomic DNA from Prevotella intermedia ATCC 25611 = DSM 20706:
CTTATGCGCCTTGTGTTGCTTCTCCGATTTTTCTGTTGGAGTTGTCGGCAAGCACATCGTTTACGATGTTCGATATTTGTTCTTTCAGTTCGTTAATGAACTGCCCAGCATCGTATTTCTTGTGTTCGATGTCGCGCAACTTCTTCTCCCAGATACCAGTAAGTTCGGCGGAGGTAAGCAGTTTCTCGTGAATGGTATCTATAAGTGCAATTCCTGTTTCGGTTGCAATTAGGTTCTTGCGTTGCCTACGAATATAATTGCGCTTGAAAAGCGTTTCAATAATACCCGCACGAGATGACGGACGCCCAATTCCATTTTCCTTTAATGCTGCTCTTAGTTCCTCATCGTCTACCAATTTGCCTGCTGTTTCCATCGCTCGAAGCAACGAAGCTTCTGTGTAATGCTTTGGTGGAACCGTCTGTTTTTCAGTTAGAGTAGGGGAGTGCTCATCTTTCTCTCCTTTAACGAATGTTGGAAGGATTTTTTCTGTTGCTTCATTCTTCTCGCTTGATTCCTCTATGACTTGCTTTTCGGTATTCTGCTTGTAAACCATTCGCCAGCCTTCGTCGAGTATTTCTTTACCCGATGCTTTAAATTCTATTTCGTCTACCTTGCCGAGAACCGTAGTTGTAGAAAACTTACAATCGGGATAGAACACAGAAATGAAACGCCTTGCAATAAGGTCGTACACGTTTCGTTCTGCATCGTTTAATCCTTGAGGAATCACATTGGTAGGTATAATGGCGTGGTGGTCGGTTACTTTCGACGAATCGAATACACGTTTGCTTTTAGGAAGTGGCTTCCCTCCTAAAGGTTTCACCAAATCTGCGTATGGCTTCTTTGCAGCAAAAGTGGCTTGAAACAACGCATTCATTATTTGTGGACACTCTTTGTAAACATCGTCTGTAAGATGTTGCGTATCGACACGAGGGTATGTGGTGTATTTGCGTTCGTAAAGACTTTGAATGGTATTGAGTGTCATCTCGGCAGAGTACCCGAATTTGCGGTTACAGTCTACTTGCAAAGAAGTTAAATCGTAAAGTTGCTTGGGTTGTTCGGTACCTTTTTTCTTCGTTACGCTGGTTACTTCAAAAGGCTTATTCTCGATTAATGCAAAGGCTTCTTGTCCTTCTTCTTTCGATGTGAACTTGCCTTTTGTAGCTGTAAACTGTGTTTCTCGATAGATAGTAGCCAATACCCAGTAAGGTTCTGGCTTGAAATTGTCTATTTCTTTCTGCCGTTCTACAATCAAAGCCAATGTCGGCGTTTGCACACGTCCTATGGAAAGCACTTGTGCGTTCTTGCCAAAACGGTTGTTTCCATACTTTAATGTGTAAAGACGGGTGGCATTCATACCCAGCAACCAGTCGCCAATGGCACGCGAAAGTCCTGCCAAATAAAGCGGTTCATAGTCTTTTTGGTCTTTCAGATTAGCAAAACCGTTGCGTATAGCCTCATCGGTCATTGACGAAATCCACAGTCGTTTAACAGGACAAGCTACCTTTGCCTTTTGCATTACCCAACGTTGTATGAGTTCTCCTTCTTGTCCAGCGTCGCCACAGTTTATAATTTCTTCTGCGTTTTTATACAGACGCTCGATAACAGCAAACTGTTTTTTTATTCCTTCGTCTTCTATCAATTTTATTCCAAATCTTGCAGGAACCATAGGGAGGGCTGCCAGACTCCAATGTTTCCAATTCACAGCATAGTCGTTAGGCTCTTTTAGTTCGCACAGATGCCCGAAGGTCCAAGTTACTTGATAACCATTACCTTCCATATATCCGTCTTTAGAACTTGTTGCTCCAAGTATTCGGGCAATGTCGCGTGCCACACTTGGTTTTTCGGCAATGCAAACTTTCATACTGCTTTCTTATTTTTCTGCAAAGTTACTTATAATTCTTCTTTTTCGCAAACTATGGTTTAGTAGAAAGTGAATGGGGCTGATTTTCTTTTTGATATTT
This window encodes:
- a CDS encoding DNA topoisomerase 3, which produces MKVCIAEKPSVARDIARILGATSSKDGYMEGNGYQVTWTFGHLCELKEPNDYAVNWKHWSLAALPMVPARFGIKLIEDEGIKKQFAVIERLYKNAEEIINCGDAGQEGELIQRWVMQKAKVACPVKRLWISSMTDEAIRNGFANLKDQKDYEPLYLAGLSRAIGDWLLGMNATRLYTLKYGNNRFGKNAQVLSIGRVQTPTLALIVERQKEIDNFKPEPYWVLATIYRETQFTATKGKFTSKEEGQEAFALIENKPFEVTSVTKKKGTEQPKQLYDLTSLQVDCNRKFGYSAEMTLNTIQSLYERKYTTYPRVDTQHLTDDVYKECPQIMNALFQATFAAKKPYADLVKPLGGKPLPKSKRVFDSSKVTDHHAIIPTNVIPQGLNDAERNVYDLIARRFISVFYPDCKFSTTTVLGKVDEIEFKASGKEILDEGWRMVYKQNTEKQVIEESSEKNEATEKILPTFVKGEKDEHSPTLTEKQTVPPKHYTEASLLRAMETAGKLVDDEELRAALKENGIGRPSSRAGIIETLFKRNYIRRQRKNLIATETGIALIDTIHEKLLTSAELTGIWEKKLRDIEHKKYDAGQFINELKEQISNIVNDVLADNSNRKIGEATQGA